A DNA window from Maribellus comscasis contains the following coding sequences:
- a CDS encoding radical SAM protein, translating to MEAFDAYLNGLVNKNKDTFSAYPDLKWAGYYNTAEASERREELIKKLEENWLFKETKPYHKQISKGCMICGLGSWSCLFITGKCNASCFYCPASQLADETPSTQGLNFESPESYAEYINFFKFKGVSFSGGEPLLFFDRTLQYLKQVRKKCDPNIYTWMYTNGILADEQKFRKLASAGLNEVRFDIGATGFKLDKIKLAKGIIPNITVEIPAVPEEKERLKQLLPEMIKAGVTNLNLHQLRLTKHNAPKLSKRNYTYIHAEHPIVLESELTALEILNHAKEKKLDIGINYCSFYFKNRFQKAGFRKQITNVLADSDEVITEKGFIRNFEDNSIDYKAMVISENKPDGNNRELKLKHKTYFIRMENSFRPTTLTKNQKTEVEKLIKNEPQNAPESQLLFQVWQMEHIEKGLREY from the coding sequence ATGGAAGCATTTGATGCGTATCTGAACGGATTGGTAAATAAAAACAAGGATACATTTTCAGCATACCCTGATTTAAAATGGGCAGGCTATTACAACACAGCAGAAGCAAGCGAAAGGAGAGAAGAACTAATTAAAAAACTGGAAGAAAACTGGCTTTTTAAAGAGACGAAACCCTACCATAAACAAATCTCAAAAGGATGTATGATTTGTGGTTTGGGAAGCTGGAGCTGTTTGTTCATAACCGGCAAATGTAATGCCAGTTGTTTTTACTGTCCGGCATCGCAACTTGCCGATGAAACGCCAAGTACCCAGGGATTAAATTTTGAATCGCCGGAGAGTTATGCTGAATACATCAATTTTTTCAAATTTAAAGGCGTAAGTTTTAGTGGCGGAGAACCCTTGCTGTTTTTCGACCGCACACTTCAGTATTTAAAACAGGTACGCAAAAAGTGCGACCCGAATATTTACACGTGGATGTATACCAATGGAATCTTAGCCGATGAACAGAAATTCAGAAAGCTTGCTTCGGCCGGGTTAAACGAAGTGCGGTTCGACATTGGTGCCACCGGCTTTAAACTTGATAAAATTAAGCTTGCCAAAGGGATTATCCCAAACATAACAGTAGAAATCCCGGCCGTTCCTGAAGAAAAAGAAAGGCTAAAACAACTCCTGCCAGAGATGATAAAAGCCGGTGTTACCAACCTGAACCTACATCAACTGAGGCTGACAAAACACAACGCGCCGAAACTTTCAAAAAGAAATTACACTTACATTCACGCCGAACACCCCATTGTTTTGGAATCGGAACTGACGGCACTGGAAATTCTAAACCATGCCAAAGAAAAAAAACTTGACATCGGCATCAATTACTGCTCATTCTATTTCAAAAACCGTTTTCAAAAAGCAGGATTCAGAAAACAAATTACGAACGTACTCGCTGATTCAGACGAGGTGATTACAGAAAAAGGCTTTATCCGAAATTTTGAAGATAACTCAATTGACTATAAAGCAATGGTTATTTCAGAAAATAAACCCGATGGAAACAACCGGGAACTAAAATTGAAACATAAAACTTATTTTATCCGAATGGAAAATTCGTTTCGGCCAACGACACTCACAAAAAATCAAAAAACAGAAGTAGAAAAATTAATTAAAAATGAACCTCAGAATGCTCCTGAAAGCCAGCTTCTTTTTCAGGTATGGCAAATGGAACATATTGAAAAAGGTCTTCGGGAATACTAA
- a CDS encoding FG-GAP repeat domain-containing protein: MGYNILVRDKMKIDVPIKTKPFSFASKCILLSLLLTNCSSEKNKWLSQDLSNGYGILKVGNSETTGRFGGGGWGRLNGADFDKDGDIDILANFGRGGNAVGTFAGLYFYENIGSPGNALLSEGIKLGDKEGHSFIGDINNDGLLDIFCEGELFTNISNQGNITFDKPIPAENPGWKACGEIDWDGDGLADRFITSRWHLEMVTGKDADTLRLPVGGKELLEDIFIRPFVCDWDGDNDPDLLIGQESGHITFIENESGTLQQERHILQKNPNVKSGCASVPALCDWDNDGDIDIIVGTAAGFLELYENHEKKFKPVKRLKADGQIIRIQAGEFGSVQGPGEARWGYLCPEACDWDMDGDIDIVAGTVSGENLLFENTGTKNKPILASPKKITIDWNNAQPVYPEGMRYIPAPDVLITQWRCKPVAFDWNKDGLPDYLTIDEKGVLACYPRFWKTDGTLGLKPATYPFTDENGFPLRFCTNEVPGRNGRIKFSLADWDNDGDLDIIRNGGFEDGKQNLDNGCNFVYLECLKSENNVSVFKWSGELIKSDSIRLQGHTDSPITFDVDGNGSLDIISGCEDGNIYFFLREWIDSKNNYSKF, from the coding sequence TTGGGATACAACATTTTAGTCAGGGATAAAATGAAAATTGATGTTCCGATAAAAACGAAACCCTTTTCATTTGCTTCCAAATGTATTCTATTGTCTCTTTTATTGACCAATTGTTCGTCTGAAAAAAACAAGTGGCTCTCACAAGACTTATCAAATGGTTATGGCATATTAAAAGTTGGAAATTCTGAAACTACCGGCCGTTTTGGAGGTGGTGGATGGGGACGTCTCAACGGTGCCGACTTTGATAAAGATGGCGACATTGATATATTGGCCAATTTTGGCCGGGGTGGAAATGCTGTCGGCACATTTGCAGGCTTGTATTTTTATGAAAATATTGGCTCTCCAGGCAATGCACTTTTAAGTGAAGGAATCAAATTGGGAGACAAAGAGGGACACTCGTTTATTGGTGATATAAACAATGACGGTTTGCTTGATATATTTTGCGAAGGCGAGCTTTTTACTAATATTTCAAACCAGGGTAACATCACGTTTGACAAACCGATACCTGCTGAGAATCCCGGATGGAAGGCTTGTGGTGAAATTGACTGGGATGGTGACGGACTTGCCGACCGATTTATAACATCGAGATGGCACCTCGAAATGGTTACCGGGAAAGATGCTGATACTTTACGGTTACCAGTGGGTGGAAAAGAATTACTCGAAGACATTTTTATCCGTCCTTTTGTTTGCGACTGGGACGGTGATAATGATCCCGATTTACTTATCGGACAGGAAAGCGGGCATATTACTTTTATTGAAAATGAATCAGGAACATTACAGCAGGAAAGACATATTTTACAAAAAAATCCGAATGTAAAGAGTGGTTGTGCAAGTGTTCCTGCTCTTTGCGATTGGGATAATGACGGCGACATTGATATTATTGTTGGAACGGCTGCCGGATTTCTGGAATTGTATGAAAACCATGAAAAAAAATTCAAACCGGTAAAAAGACTTAAAGCAGACGGTCAAATAATTCGAATACAAGCAGGAGAGTTTGGTTCTGTTCAGGGTCCGGGTGAAGCGCGCTGGGGCTATTTATGCCCGGAAGCTTGCGACTGGGATATGGATGGTGACATTGACATTGTTGCCGGTACAGTTTCCGGAGAAAATCTTCTTTTTGAAAATACCGGCACCAAAAATAAACCGATTTTGGCCTCCCCAAAAAAAATAACCATTGACTGGAATAACGCACAGCCAGTTTACCCGGAAGGAATGCGTTACATCCCTGCCCCGGATGTTTTAATAACACAATGGCGTTGTAAGCCGGTTGCATTTGACTGGAATAAAGACGGTCTGCCAGATTATCTTACTATTGACGAAAAAGGTGTGTTGGCTTGTTATCCGAGATTTTGGAAAACAGATGGAACCCTTGGTTTAAAACCGGCGACATATCCTTTTACCGATGAAAATGGTTTCCCTTTGAGGTTTTGTACAAATGAAGTTCCGGGACGAAATGGCAGAATAAAATTTTCACTTGCTGATTGGGACAACGATGGTGATCTGGATATTATTCGAAATGGTGGATTTGAAGATGGAAAACAAAACCTCGATAACGGATGTAATTTTGTCTATTTGGAATGTTTGAAATCAGAAAATAACGTATCTGTATTCAAATGGAGTGGAGAACTTATAAAAAGTGACAGCATCCGGCTGCAGGGGCATACCGATTCTCCAATTACTTTTGATGTTGATGGAAACGGCAGTCTCGATATCATTTCCGGTTGCGAAGATGGAAACATTTATTTTTTTCTGAGAGAATGGATCGATTCAAAAAATAATTACTCTAAGTTTTAA
- a CDS encoding arylsulfatase: MNLKNLISTCIFISILFSFGTAQNVSHPNVLLIITDDQGYGDLGINGNPHIQTPVIDQFARESIRFNKFYVSPVCAPTRSSLMTGRFSLRTGVRDTYNGGATMAPEEITIAEMLKDIGYSTGIFGKWHLGDNYPSRPNDQGFDESVIHLSGGMGQVGDFTTWFQGDSSYFNPVLWHNGIQEKYDGYCTDIFAQQAIKFIENNKEKPFFCYLAFNAPHTPLQVPDEYYQKYKNIDPASGFENDERPFVKMTEQNKEDARKVYAMVENIDDNLAKIFKKLDELQIEKNTIAIFMTDNGPQQIRYIAGMRGRKGSVYRGGVRVPFYFRYPAAFEGDKDIETTTAHIDILPTLAEICGAEIPKDRIIDGKSLLPLINNRRVDWASRPLFFYWTRRYPELYNNISIQEGNMKLVGHTDYNADIQDFELFDIEKDPYEQTNLVTKEADVAKNLKTKLDKIYQELIHSGNILHPPVPVIGTKNENPVILNRNDADGERGIWSQEEIYGKWHVKILEGNYNIRFKFIKTVKGGGKMTLETGPVIHQKINITDTDLIEMHNVHFTETEGELVPFYSVAGKNILPFWVEIERIN; encoded by the coding sequence ATGAACCTAAAAAACCTGATTTCTACTTGTATTTTTATATCAATACTGTTTTCATTTGGAACAGCTCAAAATGTTTCCCATCCCAATGTACTGCTTATTATCACAGATGATCAGGGCTACGGAGATTTAGGGATCAACGGAAATCCGCATATCCAAACTCCGGTCATAGACCAATTTGCCAGGGAAAGTATCCGTTTCAACAAATTTTATGTTTCGCCTGTTTGTGCCCCTACCCGATCGAGTTTAATGACTGGTAGATTTTCTCTCCGAACAGGTGTTCGCGACACATACAACGGCGGAGCAACAATGGCACCTGAAGAGATAACCATTGCTGAAATGTTGAAAGATATCGGATATTCAACCGGCATATTTGGGAAATGGCATTTGGGAGATAATTATCCAAGCCGCCCCAACGATCAGGGCTTTGACGAGTCGGTTATCCATCTTTCAGGCGGAATGGGGCAGGTTGGCGATTTCACTACCTGGTTTCAGGGCGACAGCAGCTACTTCAATCCGGTTTTGTGGCACAATGGAATACAGGAAAAATACGATGGCTATTGTACCGATATTTTTGCACAACAGGCAATTAAGTTTATCGAAAACAATAAAGAAAAACCTTTTTTTTGTTATCTCGCTTTTAATGCGCCACACACGCCTCTGCAGGTTCCTGATGAATACTATCAAAAATATAAAAATATCGATCCGGCATCAGGTTTTGAAAACGACGAGCGTCCGTTTGTTAAAATGACGGAACAAAACAAAGAAGACGCGCGGAAAGTATACGCGATGGTTGAAAACATTGATGACAACCTGGCAAAAATTTTTAAAAAGCTTGATGAACTGCAAATTGAAAAAAATACGATAGCCATTTTTATGACAGACAACGGGCCGCAGCAAATTCGCTATATAGCAGGTATGCGCGGGCGAAAAGGAAGTGTGTACCGCGGAGGAGTGAGGGTTCCGTTTTATTTTAGATACCCGGCTGCATTTGAAGGCGATAAAGACATTGAAACAACCACCGCACACATCGATATTTTACCCACGCTGGCTGAAATATGCGGAGCTGAAATTCCAAAAGACAGAATTATTGATGGGAAAAGCCTGCTGCCTCTGATAAACAACCGACGCGTCGACTGGGCAAGCCGTCCGCTTTTCTTTTACTGGACACGCCGGTATCCCGAACTTTACAATAACATTTCCATTCAGGAGGGAAATATGAAGCTTGTGGGGCACACCGACTATAATGCCGACATTCAGGACTTTGAGTTGTTTGATATTGAGAAAGACCCTTACGAACAAACCAATCTTGTTACAAAAGAAGCTGATGTTGCAAAAAATTTAAAAACCAAACTGGATAAAATTTACCAGGAACTGATTCACTCCGGAAATATACTTCACCCGCCAGTCCCGGTTATCGGAACAAAAAACGAAAATCCGGTAATTTTAAACAGAAACGACGCAGACGGAGAACGTGGAATCTGGTCGCAGGAAGAAATATATGGGAAGTGGCATGTGAAAATTCTGGAAGGAAATTACAATATCCGTTTTAAGTTTATAAAAACGGTAAAAGGCGGAGGAAAAATGACATTGGAAACAGGCCCCGTAATCCATCAAAAAATCAACATTACAGATACCGATCTTATTGAAATGCACAATGTGCACTTTACTGAAACAGAGGGTGAACTGGTTCCTTTTTATTCGGTAGCAGGCAAAAATATTCTTCCGTTTTGGGTGGAAATAGAACGTATAAATTAA